The following proteins come from a genomic window of Lachnoclostridium phytofermentans ISDg:
- a CDS encoding toxic anion resistance protein, whose product MEEIKLDFGNEAQTLPEKNQTEEAGMKLSALTPQEQKQVLEFVEKIDVTDSNAIVTYGSGAQTKLAKFADDTLKNVKTKDSGEAGKLLSDLVVTIKNFDYVGENKGFLGNLFGKAKNEIDKMIARYSDVEVNIDKITNMLQSHRHTMLKDIAMYDEMYKTNLDYFKELTMYIVAGKEKIKEVNEKVIPELREQATRSGDEAEAQKLNDFVNAVNRFEKKVYDLQLSRQISLQMGPQIRLIQNNDAQLADKIQSSIVNSIPLWKNQMVISLGLENAKAALAAQTKVTDMTNELLKKNSEMLKAGTLDVAKESERGIVSIETIKKVNQDLIDTINQVLEIQRKGKEERIAAESELVTIESELKQTLVAIR is encoded by the coding sequence ATGGAAGAAATTAAATTAGATTTCGGGAATGAAGCACAAACATTACCAGAAAAAAATCAAACAGAAGAAGCTGGTATGAAATTATCAGCTTTAACTCCACAAGAACAGAAGCAGGTTTTGGAGTTTGTAGAAAAAATTGATGTTACAGACAGTAACGCTATTGTTACATATGGTTCTGGTGCGCAAACTAAGCTTGCAAAATTTGCAGACGATACACTGAAGAATGTTAAGACAAAGGACTCCGGAGAGGCGGGCAAGTTGCTTTCTGACCTGGTTGTCACCATAAAAAACTTTGATTACGTAGGCGAAAACAAGGGCTTTTTAGGTAATCTATTCGGAAAGGCAAAAAATGAAATTGATAAGATGATTGCTCGCTACAGCGATGTTGAAGTAAATATCGACAAAATAACCAATATGCTACAGTCTCACCGTCACACCATGCTTAAGGACATCGCCATGTATGATGAAATGTATAAAACTAATTTGGATTACTTCAAAGAGCTTACCATGTACATTGTAGCAGGCAAGGAAAAAATTAAGGAAGTGAACGAAAAAGTAATTCCAGAGCTAAGAGAACAAGCTACCAGGTCAGGAGACGAAGCAGAGGCTCAAAAGCTGAATGATTTCGTTAATGCGGTAAATCGTTTTGAAAAGAAGGTTTATGACCTACAGCTCAGCCGTCAGATATCACTTCAGATGGGACCTCAGATACGCTTAATTCAAAATAATGACGCCCAGCTGGCCGACAAAATACAATCTTCAATTGTAAATTCCATACCTTTATGGAAAAACCAGATGGTTATATCCCTTGGTCTTGAAAATGCAAAGGCTGCTCTTGCTGCTCAGACAAAAGTTACAGACATGACAAACGAGCTTTTAAAGAAAAATTCCGAAATGCTTAAAGCAGGTACTCTGGATGTGGCCAAAGAAAGTGAGAGGGGAATTGTCTCCATAGAAACAATTAAAAAGGTAAATCAGGATTTAATAGACACAATTAACCAAGTACTTGAAATACAAAGGAAGGGTAAGGAAGAAAGGATAGCCGCCGAGTCAGAGTTAGTTACAATAGAATCAGAGCTTAAGCAAACTCTAGTAGCCATAAGATAA
- a CDS encoding DUF362 domain-containing protein, with amino-acid sequence MRVRRTIKPIVAITKNENESLAIEEGLKLIQFSNMISPEDVVVITPNWVSPASPCSGRVVGPESLRTIIRLVKSCKPKRIVVATGPGDEDVISLMEQVGFASIIKEEKVEFINLNQGPFISIDINHPCPSRLCLNQLFNEMTFLISFTQLKIHEEATISAAIKNITMGWPAGDEQGYPKKDLGIHNDLHDFIAAMFEKFTIDVSIVSASPAMIGTGPHKGTAIHTGMVLCGTDPVSTDVVGARLLGFKPQAIHYLHKIIKKGLGRSTFDVKTKKGVHFPGISIEKAEEEFSHAAYKKQFAVDSDREDS; translated from the coding sequence ATGCGTGTTCGCAGAACAATAAAACCAATAGTCGCAATAACAAAAAATGAAAATGAATCGCTTGCTATTGAAGAAGGACTTAAGCTTATTCAGTTTTCTAACATGATTTCACCTGAAGATGTGGTCGTTATAACACCTAACTGGGTCTCTCCAGCAAGCCCTTGCAGCGGCAGAGTTGTAGGACCTGAAAGTTTACGAACCATTATAAGACTAGTAAAGAGTTGCAAACCTAAAAGAATTGTCGTTGCAACTGGTCCTGGTGATGAGGACGTTATTAGTTTGATGGAACAAGTAGGATTTGCAAGTATTATTAAAGAAGAAAAAGTAGAATTCATAAATCTTAACCAAGGTCCATTTATTAGTATTGATATCAATCATCCTTGTCCTTCCAGACTATGCCTAAATCAGCTATTTAATGAAATGACCTTCCTCATTTCATTTACACAGCTTAAAATTCATGAAGAAGCTACCATTTCTGCTGCGATTAAGAATATTACTATGGGTTGGCCTGCTGGGGATGAACAAGGTTATCCAAAAAAAGATCTTGGTATTCATAATGATTTGCATGATTTTATCGCTGCTATGTTTGAGAAATTCACAATTGACGTTTCCATCGTCAGTGCAAGCCCTGCTATGATTGGTACTGGTCCACATAAAGGAACTGCCATTCATACTGGAATGGTTTTATGTGGTACAGATCCTGTAAGCACCGATGTCGTTGGTGCAAGATTACTTGGCTTTAAACCACAAGCAATTCATTATCTTCATAAAATAATTAAGAAGGGTCTTGGACGAAGTACTTTTGATGTGAAAACAAAAAAAGGAGTCCATTTTCCTGGAATTTCAATTGAAAAGGCAGAGGAAGAGTTTAGCCATGCAGCCTATAAAAAGCAGTTTGCGGTGGACTCTGATCGAGAGGATTCCTAA
- a CDS encoding DJ-1/PfpI family protein: MRKVLCYIYDGMADFEISLLLHRLKNTGKKEIISISENVEAIVAQSGLRYIPDMKIDDIRCIEDVEALIIPGGPIDNNQNCICKLANDIINSGKLLAAICFGPQFFGRAGILDNYIYTTSCSVEKIKQLECEDPFNREKYVHKRTVVDRNLITAQGYAFVDFAMEVCKYMKIFESEQEAYEQIGRVKEE, translated from the coding sequence ATGCGAAAAGTATTATGTTATATTTATGATGGAATGGCAGACTTTGAAATAAGCTTATTACTTCACCGATTAAAAAATACTGGTAAGAAAGAGATTATATCAATTTCAGAAAATGTTGAAGCAATTGTGGCTCAATCGGGACTTAGATATATTCCAGATATGAAAATTGATGATATTAGATGTATAGAAGATGTTGAAGCCTTAATAATTCCGGGAGGCCCAATTGATAATAATCAAAATTGCATCTGTAAACTTGCTAATGATATTATAAATAGTGGTAAACTGTTAGCAGCAATTTGTTTTGGTCCACAATTTTTTGGACGTGCTGGAATACTTGATAATTATATATACACAACTTCATGTTCAGTAGAAAAAATCAAACAACTGGAATGTGAAGATCCATTCAATCGTGAAAAATATGTACATAAGAGAACAGTTGTAGATCGAAATCTTATAACTGCACAGGGATATGCGTTTGTGGATTTTGCTATGGAGGTATGTAAATATATGAAAATATTTGAGAGTGAACAAGAAGCATATGAACAAATAGGACGAGTAAAAGAAGAATAA
- a CDS encoding nitroreductase family protein, whose product MEFEDVVQKRRSIRKFSPHCVEKEKIEKLLECARLCQSAKNRQPWKFMILENHDKNQIADIMLALFQQNNVELPGYMNSSKSSANIIKNAPLLILVFKDKDDDWQTGDLLSIGAAIEHICLEAVNLWLGALWIRDTSYTENEICKSVGYNDLQLVSAIAIGYPAESPSQRPRKAMEDIIIPLR is encoded by the coding sequence ATGGAATTTGAAGATGTAGTTCAAAAAAGAAGAAGTATACGAAAATTTTCTCCCCATTGTGTTGAGAAAGAAAAAATAGAAAAATTACTGGAATGTGCAAGACTCTGTCAGTCAGCAAAAAACAGACAGCCGTGGAAATTCATGATTTTAGAGAATCATGACAAAAATCAGATTGCAGATATCATGCTCGCATTATTTCAACAAAATAATGTTGAACTTCCTGGATATATGAATAGCTCGAAATCTTCGGCTAACATCATTAAAAATGCCCCGCTATTGATATTGGTATTTAAGGACAAGGACGATGATTGGCAAACTGGTGATCTACTTTCAATAGGAGCTGCTATCGAACACATATGTCTTGAAGCTGTGAATTTATGGCTTGGTGCGTTGTGGATTAGAGATACTTCATATACTGAAAATGAGATATGCAAGTCGGTTGGGTACAATGACCTTCAACTAGTTTCTGCTATTGCTATTGGTTATCCTGCTGAATCTCCATCTCAAAGACCGAGAAAAGCAATGGAGGATATAATAATACCTCTTCGCTAA
- a CDS encoding leucine-rich repeat protein translates to MRKKWFVSNFKKRVILIAASLCLLVNSPIAYAASGESEYDEKYDEVLEVSSLDEDNVNTDINDFFYGGMEKLSDDPYHFDYSNMPRGHQYRVGDFLCNGTSLIAYLGNEKNVIIPEGITCIGREDVLLSSAFGGKPVVSVTFPSTLKVVGQYTFYECMDLKTVTMNSGLEKIGSYCFYSTALETITIPESVKLVGASAFSEAKKLKKVNIKGKDIRFDQRVFEETPFLKSLYNKDKVATIDNYLLDATGYTKAKFVVPSAVTSIAGSAFFLNCDVKEIVMHDNVTTLGSEVFRNCENLKKITMSKKLTTIPSWAFVRCDSLEEITIPESVTEVESMAFSGLNWLEKINFLSKTTNLESGVFEGTPWMAAQQAISPFVIINGVLIDATKASGKVVVPNTVKIINDEAFAGNEEVTEIILPDTVVRIDEYAFWSCPNLKSIDLGNSVKKIGESAFKLCPSLTAVVFPDSVEELGSYMFKDCNAVEYVRLPANLKRLDDYVLSDTSITSLVIPSSVTFIDRYALSYCDKLEKLYLSYELDENSYILGGAGSENFVVYYPQEEKFDWLNKYIGEIGSRIAQSNYSLSYSTLTLYTSWYGKQLQLEDEFQRFVANSKLIWKSDNTKVATVTNGKVTPVSTGTTTISATYDNKTYTCTVTVKDPSLNKSKVTLTKWDSTFLFLLNAKTSDVKWTTTDKSVVTVLQSGMIQAKKKGTATITATVSGKKYSCKVTVKN, encoded by the coding sequence ATGAGAAAGAAATGGTTTGTAAGCAATTTTAAGAAGAGAGTGATCTTGATAGCTGCTTCATTATGCTTGTTGGTTAATAGTCCAATTGCATACGCAGCAAGTGGTGAATCAGAATACGATGAAAAATATGATGAAGTTTTAGAAGTCAGTAGTCTTGATGAAGATAATGTAAATACAGATATTAATGACTTTTTTTATGGTGGTATGGAAAAGCTATCAGATGATCCATATCACTTTGATTATTCGAACATGCCAAGAGGACATCAATACCGTGTTGGCGATTTTCTATGTAATGGAACGAGTCTAATAGCTTATCTTGGTAATGAGAAAAATGTAATCATTCCAGAAGGAATTACATGTATTGGTCGTGAAGATGTACTATTAAGCAGTGCTTTTGGTGGTAAACCTGTTGTTTCTGTTACATTTCCAAGTACACTAAAGGTTGTGGGGCAGTATACTTTTTATGAATGCATGGATTTAAAGACTGTGACCATGAATTCAGGGTTAGAAAAGATAGGTTCCTACTGCTTTTATAGTACTGCACTAGAGACGATTACAATTCCGGAATCTGTGAAATTGGTAGGGGCCAGTGCATTTAGCGAGGCAAAGAAATTAAAGAAGGTGAACATAAAGGGGAAAGATATTCGATTCGATCAGAGGGTTTTTGAGGAAACTCCCTTCCTAAAATCTTTGTATAATAAAGATAAAGTTGCGACTATAGATAACTATCTTTTGGATGCAACAGGATATACAAAAGCAAAGTTTGTGGTTCCAAGCGCAGTAACGAGTATCGCGGGTTCAGCTTTCTTTTTGAACTGCGACGTGAAAGAAATAGTGATGCATGATAATGTAACAACGCTAGGTAGCGAAGTATTTCGCAACTGTGAAAATCTAAAGAAGATAACAATGTCTAAAAAACTCACAACGATTCCTTCTTGGGCATTTGTCAGATGTGATAGTTTGGAGGAAATTACAATACCTGAATCTGTAACGGAAGTGGAAAGTATGGCATTTTCGGGCCTGAATTGGCTTGAAAAAATAAACTTTTTATCAAAAACCACCAATTTAGAAAGTGGTGTATTTGAAGGTACACCTTGGATGGCTGCACAACAAGCAATATCCCCATTTGTTATCATTAATGGAGTTCTAATAGATGCAACGAAGGCCTCTGGTAAAGTGGTAGTACCGAATACAGTTAAAATCATCAACGATGAAGCATTCGCAGGAAATGAAGAGGTAACAGAAATCATACTCCCTGATACTGTAGTTAGAATTGATGAATATGCATTTTGGTCATGTCCAAATTTGAAGAGTATTGATTTGGGTAACTCTGTAAAGAAAATAGGAGAAAGTGCATTTAAACTTTGTCCATCACTAACTGCTGTTGTTTTTCCTGATTCAGTAGAGGAACTTGGGAGTTATATGTTTAAAGATTGCAATGCAGTGGAATATGTTCGCTTGCCTGCCAATCTAAAGCGATTAGATGATTATGTATTATCAGATACGTCAATTACCTCACTCGTGATTCCTAGCAGTGTAACATTCATTGATAGGTATGCTTTGTCTTATTGCGACAAGCTTGAAAAACTCTATTTATCTTATGAGTTAGACGAAAACAGCTATATTTTAGGTGGAGCAGGTTCAGAAAATTTTGTTGTATATTATCCACAGGAGGAGAAATTTGACTGGTTAAACAAATATATCGGTGAGATAGGAAGTAGAATTGCTCAATCTAATTACTCACTAAGCTATAGTACGTTGACACTTTATACATCCTGGTATGGTAAACAATTGCAACTGGAAGATGAATTTCAACGCTTTGTTGCAAATTCAAAGCTCATATGGAAATCTGATAATACCAAGGTCGCAACTGTAACGAATGGTAAGGTGACTCCCGTTAGTACAGGTACTACAACAATCTCAGCAACTTATGATAATAAGACTTATACTTGCACGGTAACTGTGAAAGATCCTTCCTTAAATAAGTCAAAGGTCACTTTAACAAAATGGGATAGCACCTTCCTTTTTCTTTTGAATGCAAAGACATCCGATGTGAAATGGACAACTACTGATAAATCTGTTGTAACTGTATTACAATCAGGGATGATCCAAGCAAAAAAGAAAGGGACAGCTACAATCACAGCGACAGTGAGTGGTAAGAAATATTCATGCAAGGTTACTGTGAAGAATTAG
- a CDS encoding methyl-accepting chemotaxis protein, which produces MKNSKKFSKKKNTSIIMKLLALGLLPLLVLDIVLTVSSTKILKESIKSEIENSLKYVSASLVETYTNLYPGDYTTNVSGGINKGKQHISGDHRLVDSIKASSGFDCTLYFNGMRIITTIKREQDGARAVASSPDSKVRQDVEMEGNTYYSDSLVIEGQRYYAYYQPLRDPDGKIVGMVFAGKEYSSVQTSIDSQILRILIISIIFIALSAILTILISRRLSKAMTEANNFLSKVSEGNLATSLPRKYLHRRDEIGHILQNSASLQQQLLHIVSKIKASTAELVISSDTLSAASASTDTTVNEVSNAMDEIAKQAMTQAKQTQTASENISMIDTQMISITEAVDALTKTAQTMSKAEKQSTQILHQLSESNDQTMNSVDKIAKQTDTTNQAAQEIQKAVGLIQAIAEETDLLSLNASIEAARAGASGRGFTVVAEEIRKLADQSRASASEIELIIKKLLHESNTTVEVMKEVKSSIDTQQAYLHQTEQNFASITEGINISSDNVENIRTKVDDLNDSKNTIANVIRLLASISHENAAVTEQTSSSAQELDITVNNLANSSQSLKDIARDLDNQLSVFKL; this is translated from the coding sequence ATGAAAAATAGTAAAAAGTTTAGTAAGAAAAAGAATACTAGTATTATTATGAAATTACTTGCCTTAGGTCTACTTCCTTTATTAGTCTTGGATATTGTTCTAACTGTAAGCAGTACTAAAATACTAAAAGAAAGTATAAAGAGTGAGATTGAGAATTCACTAAAGTATGTATCTGCTTCCTTAGTTGAGACCTATACTAATCTGTATCCAGGTGATTATACTACAAATGTCTCTGGTGGCATTAATAAAGGAAAGCAACATATCTCAGGTGACCATCGACTCGTAGATTCTATCAAAGCAAGTTCTGGTTTTGATTGTACCTTATATTTTAATGGTATGAGAATTATTACAACCATTAAACGGGAACAAGATGGTGCACGTGCCGTTGCCTCCTCTCCAGACTCAAAGGTAAGGCAGGATGTCGAAATGGAGGGAAATACCTATTATAGTGATTCCCTCGTCATTGAAGGACAACGCTATTACGCATATTATCAACCTCTTCGTGATCCTGATGGTAAAATCGTGGGTATGGTTTTCGCTGGAAAGGAATATAGTTCCGTTCAAACATCGATTGACTCGCAGATTCTACGTATTTTAATTATTTCGATTATATTTATTGCGCTTTCCGCCATTCTTACGATTCTTATTTCTCGTAGACTCAGCAAAGCCATGACAGAAGCAAACAACTTTTTATCCAAAGTCTCCGAAGGCAACTTAGCTACTTCCTTGCCAAGAAAATATTTACATCGGCGAGATGAAATCGGTCATATCTTGCAAAACTCTGCTTCCTTACAGCAGCAATTACTACATATCGTAAGTAAGATAAAAGCATCCACAGCAGAATTAGTAATCTCCTCAGACACTCTATCCGCTGCCTCCGCCTCCACGGATACAACGGTAAATGAAGTATCTAATGCAATGGATGAAATAGCGAAACAGGCAATGACTCAGGCGAAGCAAACACAAACTGCTTCAGAAAATATTTCGATGATAGATACACAGATGATTTCTATTACGGAAGCAGTTGATGCTCTTACTAAGACAGCACAAACAATGTCAAAAGCAGAAAAACAATCTACTCAAATTCTTCATCAATTGAGCGAATCCAATGATCAGACGATGAACTCAGTTGACAAGATAGCAAAGCAAACTGATACTACGAATCAAGCTGCTCAAGAGATTCAAAAAGCAGTCGGTCTTATTCAAGCCATTGCAGAAGAAACTGATTTGTTATCCTTAAATGCAAGCATAGAAGCTGCTAGAGCCGGTGCCTCCGGTCGTGGATTTACTGTGGTTGCTGAAGAAATCAGAAAACTAGCAGACCAATCCAGAGCTTCCGCTAGCGAGATTGAATTAATTATTAAGAAGCTTCTTCATGAATCCAATACAACAGTTGAAGTTATGAAAGAAGTAAAGTCCAGTATCGATACCCAACAAGCCTATCTTCATCAGACAGAACAAAACTTTGCATCGATTACTGAAGGTATCAATATTTCCTCAGATAATGTAGAGAATATTCGTACAAAAGTCGACGATTTAAATGATTCAAAGAATACGATTGCCAATGTTATTCGTTTACTTGCCTCGATATCACACGAAAATGCAGCTGTAACTGAGCAAACCTCAAGTTCGGCACAGGAACTAGACATTACGGTAAATAACTTGGCAAATTCCTCTCAATCACTTAAAGACATTGCACGTGATTTAGACAATCAACTTTCTGTTTTCAAGCTATAA
- a CDS encoding ABC transporter ATP-binding protein: MSILELKNVCYKYEGTSKNVLSNINLSFEQGNLYAIMGKSGSGKTTLLSIISGLDLATSGEVLWNGKSLKEINRDDYRAKGIGVIFQGYNLLTNATVLENIILSMNISESKEKNKKQFALDILSRVSIDEEKANRKTLKLSGGEQQRVGIARALSHDPDIIIADEPTGNLDTDTEESIMEILKDLAHNQNKCVIVVTHSKNVATYADEVLGLSHGNLVNDK, from the coding sequence ATGAGTATTTTAGAGCTTAAAAATGTTTGCTACAAATATGAGGGAACAAGTAAAAATGTTTTATCAAATATCAATCTCAGCTTTGAACAAGGAAATCTATATGCAATTATGGGAAAATCGGGTTCTGGAAAGACCACTCTACTATCCATAATTTCAGGATTAGATTTAGCCACAAGCGGTGAGGTTTTATGGAATGGAAAAAGTTTAAAAGAAATCAATCGTGATGACTATAGAGCAAAAGGAATAGGGGTTATTTTTCAAGGTTATAACCTTTTAACAAATGCAACTGTACTTGAAAACATCATACTTTCCATGAACATTAGCGAAAGTAAAGAAAAAAATAAAAAGCAATTTGCACTTGATATTCTATCCAGAGTTTCTATAGATGAAGAAAAAGCAAACCGTAAAACTTTAAAGCTTAGTGGTGGTGAACAACAACGTGTAGGTATTGCAAGAGCTTTGTCACACGATCCAGATATTATTATTGCTGATGAACCAACCGGAAATTTGGACACAGATACCGAAGAAAGCATTATGGAGATTTTAAAAGATCTTGCCCATAACCAAAATAAATGCGTTATTGTTGTAACTCATTCCAAAAATGTTGCGACCTACGCAGATGAAGTTTTGGGTCTATCACATGGGAATTTAGTAAATGATAAGTAG
- a CDS encoding ABC transporter permease codes for MYILKNSIKNLFRNKGRNIIVTIIILAMLTFTAISMIINSATDNVIKNYKEQFGSEIYLQYDNEKIEEEQKNGQWVDIPEISDDIKIALSESEYLKETMIKVFYPAYGKALKGLGQEKSEDNSNIQGGATTSGLYHEANLSVYGYNTPELMKDFKEGKRKITSGKMFEQNNECVISEDFSKLNNLEVGDTIDINDLSKDATFSPLKLTITGIYFDSTENKYGFDSAYTNPRNDILTTYETMKNYQDNIAKTKLYTVEATYYLKNPDMLDAFNKEAHEKGLHKNYLMSTDELSYNKIVKPAESLANVSSIFLVAVLIIGSVILILLSVLSIRERKYEIGVLRAMGMKKGKVVRGILYESLITIAICLVIGLSIGAAAAQPVSDMISESQVERGQNNNWGGAKVEQEEIEVVLTPKAVLNVSAIALLIAVISSSVGVLFILRYEPMKILSERN; via the coding sequence ATGTACATTTTAAAAAATTCAATTAAAAATCTGTTTCGTAACAAAGGACGAAACATAATTGTTACTATTATAATTTTAGCAATGCTAACTTTTACTGCTATTTCAATGATTATCAATTCAGCCACAGATAATGTAATCAAAAATTATAAGGAACAGTTCGGTTCGGAGATTTATCTTCAATATGACAATGAAAAAATTGAAGAAGAACAAAAAAATGGGCAATGGGTTGATATCCCTGAAATTTCAGATGATATTAAGATAGCACTATCCGAATCAGAATATTTAAAGGAAACAATGATAAAGGTATTCTATCCAGCTTACGGTAAAGCTCTAAAAGGACTTGGCCAAGAGAAAAGTGAAGATAACAGTAACATTCAAGGCGGTGCTACCACATCTGGTCTTTATCATGAAGCAAATCTGTCAGTATACGGATATAACACACCAGAATTGATGAAGGATTTCAAAGAGGGAAAACGAAAAATTACAAGTGGAAAAATGTTTGAACAGAACAACGAATGCGTAATTAGCGAAGATTTTTCCAAACTGAACAATCTAGAGGTTGGGGATACCATTGATATAAATGATTTATCAAAGGATGCAACATTTTCACCTCTTAAATTAACAATAACAGGAATATATTTTGATTCAACCGAGAACAAATACGGATTTGATTCTGCGTATACAAATCCACGCAACGATATTCTAACCACTTATGAAACAATGAAAAATTATCAAGATAATATTGCCAAAACAAAGCTTTATACTGTTGAGGCTACCTACTATTTGAAAAATCCTGATATGCTAGATGCTTTTAATAAGGAAGCTCACGAAAAAGGACTTCACAAGAATTATTTAATGTCTACAGACGAGCTTAGCTACAACAAAATAGTAAAACCTGCTGAAAGTCTTGCAAATGTTTCAAGTATTTTCCTTGTTGCTGTTTTAATTATTGGCTCTGTTATTCTAATTTTACTATCTGTTCTTTCAATCAGAGAACGTAAATACGAAATTGGAGTACTCCGTGCTATGGGTATGAAAAAAGGAAAAGTAGTACGTGGTATTCTTTATGAATCACTTATTACAATCGCAATTTGTCTTGTAATCGGACTTTCAATCGGTGCTGCTGCTGCACAGCCTGTTTCGGATATGATTTCAGAATCACAAGTTGAAAGGGGTCAAAATAATAATTGGGGTGGTGCTAAGGTAGAGCAGGAAGAAATAGAGGTGGTATTAACTCCAAAAGCTGTACTTAATGTATCTGCTATCGCTCTATTGATTGCTGTTATTTCAAGCAGTGTAGGCGTACTGTTTATTTTGAGATATGAACCAATGAAGATTTTATCGGAAAGGAATTAG
- a CDS encoding MarR family winged helix-turn-helix transcriptional regulator, with amino-acid sequence MNSRELEESYIPFQCMIVSDTNRFNVEGVSTAQYYILDTLSKQGPKTTKELAEMKGISQSGISKLTKRLLDKKYIIQERQTDDRRSYNIILTKEGKSFLNRVDNLGNEIMNLIETALTVEEIKAFSMMCKKITDLYAEKQ; translated from the coding sequence ATGAATTCAAGAGAATTAGAAGAAAGTTATATTCCCTTTCAATGCATGATTGTTTCGGATACAAATCGCTTTAACGTAGAGGGCGTTTCAACAGCGCAATATTATATATTGGATACATTGAGCAAGCAAGGCCCTAAGACGACTAAGGAACTTGCTGAAATGAAAGGGATTTCGCAGTCAGGCATTTCTAAATTAACGAAACGCTTACTGGATAAAAAGTATATTATTCAAGAAAGGCAAACAGATGACCGCCGGTCTTATAACATTATACTTACCAAAGAGGGAAAATCCTTTCTTAATCGTGTTGACAATTTAGGGAATGAAATAATGAATTTAATAGAAACTGCATTGACAGTGGAAGAAATAAAAGCTTTTTCTATGATGTGTAAAAAAATTACTGATCTATATGCTGAAAAACAATGA